The following proteins are co-located in the Mus caroli chromosome 7, CAROLI_EIJ_v1.1, whole genome shotgun sequence genome:
- the Lrrc32 gene encoding transforming growth factor beta activator LRRC32 isoform X2 — MSHQILLLLAMLTLVLAISQRREQVPCRTVNKEALCHGLGLLQVPSVLSLDIQALYLSGNQLQSILVSPLGFYTALRHLDLSDNQISFLQAGVFQALPYLEHLNLAHNRLATGMALNSGGLGRLPLLVSLDLSGNSLHGNLVERLLGETPRLRKLSLSENSLTRLARHTFWGMPAVEQLDLHSNVLMDIEDGAFEALPHLTHLNLSRNSLTCISDFSLQQLRVLDLSCNSIEAFQTAPEPQTQFQLAWLDLRENKLLHFPDLAVFPRLIYLNVSNNLIQLPAGLPRGSEDLHAPSEGWSASPLSNPSGNASTHPLSQLLNLDLSYNEIELVPASFLEHLTSLRFLNLSRNCLRSFEARQVGSLPCLVLLDLSHNVLEALELGTKVLGSLQTLLLQDNALQALPPYTFASLASLQRLNLQGNQVSPCGGPAEPGPPGCVDFSGIPTLHVLNMAGNSMEMLRAGSFLHTPLTELDLSTNPGLDVATGALVGLEASLEVLELQGNGLTVLRVDLPCFLRLKRLNLAENQLSHLPAWTRAVSLEVLDLRNNSFSLLPGNAMGGLETSLRRLYLQGNPLSCCGNGWLAAQLHQGRVDVDATQDLICRFGSQEELSLSLVRPEDCEKGGLKNVNLILLLSFTLVSAIVLTTLATICFLRRQKLSQQYKA, encoded by the exons ATGAGCCACCAGATCCTGCTACTCCTGGCCATGCTGACCCTGGTCCTGGCTATCTCTCAGCGTCGAGAGCAAGTGCCCTGTAGGACG GTGAACAAGGAAGCCTTGTGCCACGGCCTTGGCCTGCTCCAGGTCCCCTCGGTGCTCTCACTGGACATCCAAGCTCTCTACTTGTCCGGGAACCAACTGCAGAGCATCCTGGTCTCCCCACTGGGCTTCTATACAGCGCTTCGTCACCTGGATTTAAGTGACAACCAGATTAGCTTCCTCCAGGCTGGGGTCTTCCAGGCCCTGCCCTACCTGGAGCACCTTAACCTGGCCCACAATCGGCTTGCCACGGGCATGGCACTCAACAGTGGTGGTCTGGGCCGCCTGCCCCTTTTGGTCTCCCTGGACCTGTCTGGGAACAGCCTGCATGGCAATCTGGTGGAGCGACTGTTGGGTGAGACCCCGAGGCTGCGTAAGCTCTCACTGTCGGAGAACAGCCTCACTCGCCTGGCACGCCACACCTTCTGGGGTATGCCAGCGGTGGAGCAATTAGACCTCCACAGTAATGTCCTCATGGACATCGAGGACGGTGCCTTTGAGGCCCTGCCCCACCTGACTCACCTCAATCTCTCCAGGAACTCCCTCACCTGCATCTCAGACTTCAGCCTCCAGCAGCTGCGGGTACTAGACCTGAGCTGCAACAGCATTGAGGCCTTCCAGACGGCCCCGGAACCACAGACCCAGTTCCAGTTGGCCTGGCTCGACCTCCGGGAGAACAAGCTGCTCCACTTCCCTGACCTGGCCGTGTTCCCGAGACTCATCTACCTGAATGTGTCTAACAACCTCATCCAGCTCCCTGCGGGGCTGCCCCGGGGCAGTGAGGACCTCCATGCACCCTCTGAAGGCTGGTCAGCCTCTCCACTGTCCAACCCCAGCGGGAATGCCAGCACCCATCCTCTCTCCCAGCTCCTGAACCTGGATCTGAGTTACAATGAGATCGAACTGGTCCCTGCTAGCTTTCTTGAACACCTGACCTCCCTGCGCTTCCTCAACCTAAGCAGAAACTGCCTGCGATCCTTTGAGGCTCGACAAGTGGGCTCCCTGCCCTGCCTGGTGCTTTTGGACTTGAGCCACAACGTGCTAGAAGCATTAGAACTGGGTACCAAAGTCCTGGGGTCCCTGCAGACGTTGCTTCTGCAGGACAATGCCTTGCAAGCACTTCCACCCTATACCTTTGCCAGCCTGGCCAGCCTGCAGAGGCTAAACCTACAGGGGAACCAGGTCAGTCCCTGTGGGGGGCCAGCAGAACCAGGTCCCCCGGGCTGTGTGGACTTCTCTGGGATCCCCACCCTTCACGTTCTTAACATGGCAGGGAACTCGATGGAAATGCTCAGGGCGGGCAGCTTCCTCCACACCCCACTTACAGAGCTGGACCTCTCCACCAATCCTGGTCTGGATGTAGCCACGGGAGCCCTGGTGGGCCTGGAGGCATCCTTAGAGGTACTGGAGCTTCAAGGCAACGGGCTGACTGTCTTGAGAGTGGACTTGCCCTGCTTTCTCCGTCTCAAGCGCCTTAACCTTGCTGAGAACCAGTTAAGCCACCTGCCCGCTTGGACGCGGGCCGTGTCCTTGGAGGTGTTGGATCTGCGCAACAACAGCTTCAGCCTCCTGCCAGGCAATGCCATGGGTGGCCTGGAGACCAGTCTCCGGCGGCTGTACTTGCAGGGAAATCCACTCAGCTGCTGCGGCAATGGCTGGCTGGCGGCCCAGCTGCACCAGGGCCGAGTGGATGTGGATGCTACTCAGGACCTAATCTGTCGCTTTGGCTCCCAGGAGGAGTTGTCCCTGAGCCTAGTGCGTCCAGAGGACTGCGAGAAGGGAGGGCTGAAGAATGTCaacctcatcctcctcctcagcttcacaCTGGTCTCTGCCATCGTCCTCACCACGCTGGCCACCATCTGCTTCCTCCGCCGGCAGAAACTCAGCCAACAATACAAAGCCTGA